A single Lactuca sativa cultivar Salinas chromosome 8, Lsat_Salinas_v11, whole genome shotgun sequence DNA region contains:
- the LOC111917587 gene encoding putative pentatricopeptide repeat-containing protein At3g01580, which translates to MNLLIKSFCQSRRYLQSLFLYKKLLSISKPEISTFSSILKSCSSLPSLDSGLVNHGYLIKCGVLDSCVDVGNDLVLMYLKLGEFRDAHKVFDEMPMRSNKDVFDHMIHDLGSNHAYNDVVIAFENMVEFSIFPNVHSLCHVIKACSNLNSIKKGNFVHDFIKQNGFENHLLIMNSLISMYAKMGRLDLAQNVFNNMIHKDIVSWNSLITGFSQNHNSPKVFNLFKSLKQAKNPIPNVVTFLALLSSVREVTIGTTIHSHLITIGLYSNLQLGTAIFNMYAKCERLDYALIVFEQINKTLVSWNTLISAYKQKGYAQEAVDIYEHMLMEPDMKPDSFSFANVLPAYASLGNLKRIKLIHSMIIKQGVNIDQDVVLCTSILDAYGKCSDVKAAEFLFLFHCIQKPNTASWNAMISVYNSNNKIKNSMVVFQEMICSKVLMDCITMVTIFQSCGQMGLVKEGNMIHKFSLMKGFCSYLIVGNALIDMYMRCGSIKSAEIFFDLMSLRNIVTWNTMIYGYMKGGCFSMGVRFFHHMQLEYKPDSVTIISLLQGNSGSFLEMFHGYILKLGLDFETQIINILIDSYAKIGNVDKAQELFERNDFKRDQTSWNIMIAAYGMNGQGIESCKLFTKMHENGYRPDTITFTSLLSACSHSGLIEEGCKFFDLMVTKYKIQPSMEHLTCVIDMLGRANSLKEAYDLMKNMNYQKPVLGALLSACRTNMNIEVGELVGRKLLEMESDSFEYHSLLSNLYSLNDKWDEVVEIRRVFGNGKVVKKLGLSSLNS; encoded by the exons ATGAACCTCCTAATCAAATCTTTCTGCCAAAGCCGCCGATACTTACAATCCCTTTTTCTTTACAAGAAACTCCTATCCATTTCAAAACCCGAAATTTCTACGTTTTCTTCAATTCTCAAATCATGTTCTTCTCTGCCATCTCTTGATTCCGGACTCGTGAATCATGGGTACTTGATCAAATGCGGTGTTTTAGATAGCTGTGTTGATGTTGGGAATGATCTAGTGTTGATGTATTTGAAGCTTGGAGAATTTCGTGACGCTCATaaggtgttcgatgaaatgccaaTGAGAAGCAACAAGGACGTGTTTGATCATATGATACATGATCTTGGAAGCAACCACGCGTATAATGATGTAGTGAttgcttttgagaacatggtGGAGTTTTCTATCTTCCCAAATGTACATTCTCTATGTCACGTAATCAAAGCTTGTAGCAATTTAAACAGTATCAAAAAAGGGAATTTTGTACACGATTTCATCAAACAAAATGGGTTCGAAAATCATCTCCTCATAATGAATTCCTTGATATCAATGTACGCCAAAATGGGGAGACTGGATCTTGCTCAAAACGTTTTCAACAATATGATTCATAAAGATATAGTCTCATGGAACTCATTGATTACAGGATTCTCACAAAACCACAACTCTCCAAAAGTCTTTAACCTTTTTAAATCCCTAAAACAAGCCAAAAATCCAATCCCAAATGTTGTCACATTCTTAGCTTTACTTTCAAGTGTCAGAGAAGTTACTATTGGAACAACTATTCACAGCCACTTGATCACTATTGGTTTATACTCCAATCTCCAATTAGGAACTGCTATTTTCAACATGTATGCAAAATGTGAAAGGCTTGATTATGCCCTAATTGTATTTGAACAAATAAACAAGACTTTAGTATCATGGAACACTTTAATTTCAGCCTACAAACAAAAAGGGTATGCACAAGAAGCTGTAGATATCTATGAACACATGTTAATGGAACCCGATATGAAACCAGATTCTTTCTCATTTGCTAATGTGCTTCCTGCTTATGcgagtcttggaaaccttaaaAGAATCAAATTGATCCATTCGATGATTATCAAACAGGGTGTAAACATAGATCAAGATGTTGTTTTATGTACTTCAATCTTGGATGCATATGGAAAGTGTTCAGATGTGAAAGCAGccgagtttttatttttattccatTGCATTCAGAAACCAAATACTGCATCATGGAATGCAATGATATCTGTATATAATTCAAACAACAAAATCAAGAACTCAATGGTTGTTTTTCAAGAAATGATTTGTAGTAAAGTGTTAATGGATTGTATAACAATGGTGACAATCTTTCAATCATGTGGACAAATGGGATTAGTAAAAGAAGGTAATATGATCCATAAATTTAGTCTCATGAAAGGGTTTTGTTCATATCTTATTGTTGGGAATGCTTTGATAGATATGTATATGAGATGTGGAAGCATAAAAAGCGCTGAAATTTTCTTTGATTTGATGTCTTTAAGGAATATTGTGACATGGAATACTATGATTTATGGTTATATGAAAGGTGGATGTTTTTCCATGGGTGTTAGATTCTTTCATCATATGCAATTAGAGTATAAGCCGGATTCTGTAACGATTATTTCTTTACTTCAGGGTAACTCGGGTAGTTTTCTTGAGATGTTTCATGGTTATATATTGAAACTTGGGTTGGATTTTGAGACACAAATTATCAACATTTTGATTGATTCATATGCAAAGATTGGAAATGTAGACAAGGCTCAAGAATTGTTTGAAAGAAATGATTTCAAGCGAGATCAAACCTCATGGAACATTATGATTGCAg CATATGGAATGAATGGTCAAGGGATCGAATCTTGTAAACTTTTCACCAAAATGCACGAAAACGGATACAGACCGGATACAATTACATTCACCTCTCTCCTCTCAGCTTGCAGTCACTCTGGACTAATTGAAGAGGGGTGTAAGTTTTTTGACCTAATGGTCACCAAATACAAGATTCAACCAAGCATGGAACATTTGACTTGCGTTATAGACATGTTAGGACGCGCTAATAGTTTAAAAGAAGCGTATGATTTAATGAAAAATATGAATTATCAAAAACCCGTATTGGGAGCTCTCTTGAGTGCGTGTAGAACTAACATGAACATAGAGGTTGGGGAGCTTGTGGGGAGGAAATTGTTGGAAATGGAGTCGGATAGTTTTGAGTATCACTCATTGCTTTCGAATTTGTACTCGTTGAATGATAAATGGGATGAAGTAGTGGAAATTCGGAGGGTTTTTGGAAATGGGAAAGTGGTGAAGAAGTTGGGGTTGAGTAGTTTGAATAGTTGA